In Brachyhypopomus gauderio isolate BG-103 chromosome 2, BGAUD_0.2, whole genome shotgun sequence, the DNA window CTCTGCATAAAATATCAAAAGATCAAAAAGCATTAATCACAAGAGTAAAAAGAATCAAAAACACTATATATTTGGGAATGCCAGGGGTTCAGCAAGGAGGATGTGGAGGATGTAGCTGGGATCAGAGACAGGTGGATATCTCTGCTCACCATTTGGAACTACTGTTGCCGTAAGTCTGAAATGAACTAAACAAAAGAAGATGATTGATCGATTgatccttccttccttcctttcttccttccttcctttctTTCTATCTTAGAATCACCATTTTAAATATCAGAAAAAGCACAATATGATCAAACCACAATGTTCTAAAGTTCTGAGAGTATAGCTCACTTTCAAATGCATTGTTACCACAGCAACAACTCCCAATGCAAACAGTTATGTCATTAATGTAATACCCATTAGCATTCAAATGTCTGTCACTGGAAAATAGAAATCCTTAATTCTAATGGTCCAGAGGTGTTCGATAAAACGATCAGCAAGCcttctcttggtttctccaGTGAAAGACTACTACAGCTGTTTCAAGTAATTCAGTAGACAACTCCCAGTATATTGCAAGAGGAGGAATGGTTGACAACAATTGATCCTTTTGTGCCAGTAATTTTAGTGTCTGTATTAATACATTTACATGCAGCACATGCAGGATACATCAATACACAGATATTATCTCAATGATAATTTATTCTGCTCTTGACAAGCATGTCTTTAATGTTTTATCTCCTCTGTGGAAGATTGGTGGAGGACACTTAAATGACATGCAGTCTCTGTCTCTGGAATTTTGGAAATTCTGGAAATTGTTTAGAGTTGTCAGGTTGTGTTTTTGTTCCAAACAAAAGATACATGtagtttaaaagaaaaaactTATGATGACAAAGAAAATGCCGCATTATAATGTTTGCCTATCGTCCTGGGATGTCTGTTGTCATGAAAACAgtaaaacagaaacacacacacacacacctgaagcaAATTCCAGTTGAGCATGGGCGTTATACTGTAATAAGACATGTAGAGATAATCAAAGCtgcagtgaagtacacaagATTCACCAGTCGTGTGCAAAGAAGCTctgtgcttgcacagctgatgaaggcccTGTGTCCAAAATGTCCTTTCTCTGGAATCCTTGTGATTTCACTACAATTTTGAACATGTCTGTTGATGTACCTTAACAGAACCCAAACTGATCACAGCTCTGGTGTAAATGTAGCCACAAAGCGTGCAAGTGCTTTTCACATGAACGGTCACAAAATGAAATGTAGAAAGTGATCCTTTGAAGGGGTGGGCCTCTACTGACAAGCTCATGCAAGAATGCTCGGGATAAGGTGGGTCAATGGATTAACACTAAACTACCACAACAACAAAGGGTGGACTGTATTAGCCTATGTATTAAGGCAGCCTCTCTTTGTTATGCggtgtatatgtatatggcTATGGTTAAATGTAGCCATCAGGATACGCTGCACCTAACATTAACAATCTTTTCAGTTGTTGCAACCAAAAACTACATTGCATACAAGGATTGTTTATCCTCACATAACAATCTGTATTTACTAATATCCTTAAAACATCTTAAAACGAATGTTTTCCAATATGCTAGCTTTAATGGAGAGTAAACGAGTTTTCCTTTAACGTACAGGCTATATTCCTTTCCATATTTTTTTCCTATTGCATGATTTTATTTTGTTAGACCATCATTCATGCTCATGAAAAGGGAAATGACAAAGAATGGAAATAAAAAGCAGAACAACAACATCGTCCTACTTCACACAATAATGAACTCAGTCTCAGGGTCCCTGACCTTTATGGCGTTCTCGGTCCTGCAGATCGCGGCGTGGAGCGCGTGCACGTCCAAAGTCTCGCCGCTGCGGCGCGCGACGCTTTGGTCCAGTCGCTGTCTCAGCTGTCTCAGATCATACTGCACCTGGACGTCAAATGTACAAATGTAGCTTatataagaaagaaaaacaaacaaaccaacaaaaaaaaaactaagaaaaGACACGAAAATAactcagtaataataataactgaaAAACCCAAGTATCAGTTTATATCGTTACATTTATATAACTAGTGACTTTGCAATTTGAAATTACCTGTACTAGAATACGACCAAGTTTGTCTCCATTTTGCAGAATATCGGCCATTCTTTTAAATGTCTGTTTAAAACAAATACGGACGTAATTTATAACGTACTAAGTCTGTTCTAAACTTTTAACAAAAGTTACTATTTAGTTTTGCCAGTTAACTAACTGGCTTGCCAGACATTTCTAATGCTCCCCATTTTAGTAACTGTTGTCCATAGCAAAAGTCGCCTAATCGTAACCATAGGAACGACAAGTTTACGGCATTGCCTGTGCATTGCATGTTGCCAGAAGATTAGCGAATAAATCCATTcaatgttattcatttatttgtttttgtttatttgtttgtgtgtgtttactgatTCTTAATTCACGATTTTGGACTAGTGATTACATATGAGAGAATACGTCACTACGACACTACGTCACGACGCCCAGGGGTTGAGGTCAGAGGTGAAAGGTTTCCCCGAGAAGGCTAAGCTAGCTAGCTGACTAGAGGGTTAAGTGTAGGGAACCTTTCTAACAAGCCTGAGACATGTCGGGAGACAATGACGATGGAAATGCTGTGCTACCTTGCATTCTAATCACAAGCTGTGACTCCGGGTTTAAAGAAGAGGAGCTAGTCCGGCgtaagtaaaataaaatggaaatagTAGGCTAGCTAAGCTAACGTTAGCATGTCCGCCTGTTTACTAGCTAGTGTGATAGTGATGTCACAGCGAAAGTTGGAGAGTTGTGAGTAAACCAGCCACAACCACAACACTAACAGTGATGAAACGAGTTCATGTCATTCATGCTAGTCCAACATTTAGTTGGTTTCCTCGGGTTTAGGAACAATCCAGCTATGTTGGCTATGTTGGCTGTCAGACTTTTATTCTAGAATTTCAGTAGTAGTCTAGATAGAGAAACGTCAGCGAGAAACGTTACTAACTAATGTTAACGGATCACTTTTACCATATTTTATTTGCTATTTGTCATAGATGTCTCGGTTGTGAAGGCTCCCGCTTGAATGATTTACTGTTCAGTCCTTTACATGAGGCGAGCACACTGGACGCCTTTaggcagacgtcacttttttGCAGCGCTCTTAAGAGACGAAAATGCCCTTTATTCGCGTCATGATTGCAGTCAGTAAATCATATTTCTAATGTTTTACCTGTCCTTGTGAAAAATGAAATGCAGCTTAATGTCCAGCAGTAGGCAGTGTTGAACCTAAGATTATCAAGTGCAACCTTTGTTCTTAATGTATGTAGAATGTAAGGCATGTTTgctgtttatttttgtattaacAACCCTGTGTTTTAATGATTGTTCATAGAGATCCTGGATATATCTTCATTGCCGGAACCAACAAAAATGGAAGATGTGGTGGTCTGGTATCCATGGAAAATCAACAACAAATACTACACTGCCAATGTCAGTCTTTGTGTTGTGCCAAGTACATTCAACATGAACTCTGAAGTTGCCCAGGCCACACAGGCTCTCATCATCTACTTTGACAGTAAAATTGTAAGTGCGCGATGGTGAATCGAAGTTGTTGGATATTTTTGCAGTGTTGCATTCTACTATGATGTTTACATGTTTGTATGTTATAGAAAGATGGCCTTAATGGTGTCGCTCCATGGTTATCGGTGGTAGACGACCTGGCCCCAGAGGTTCTTATCCTAGTGTGTGACCATGTGTGTGAAAATGGTAAGTGCTACCCAGCCGTTTCTAGTTTTGTTTAAACAGAACAACATCAGAACTATTAATATTAAGCCTGCTTTTATTGTAGAGACAAGGGAGCTGGAGTTGTTATCATTGCATTGATGTCTGTGAGTTTACAGCAGTGGTGCCCAACCTGTGGTTCACAAAACTCACCACCTATCACTCAAAAAAATATATGATCTATATATTTGAGCTGCACTGTCCGGTGCTGTTGTCAATTTGAGGCTGCATTTGAAGACACCTAAATAGATCCACGATAAACTGATGATAATTCATGGATTAAGCCCACTGCGGTGTGTTTAACATATGTATCGTGTATAATGCGCCGTTGGGTTTGTGTTTGTGCCGTTGCAGGTGTGAGTAGACAGGAAGCCCAGCAGTGGTGTCTAGCTCATGCCTTTGAACTGGTGGAGCTCAGTCCTCAGGAACTGCCTGATGAGGATGGTGAGAGATGTATGATTGTTGTATACAGTATGTTCTGATGATCTACAGTCCTGGAGCCACTTAACGCCATCTCATATTGTTCCTCACATCTCAGATGACTTTCCAGAATCCACTGGAGTCAAGAGGATTGTTCAGGCTCTCAACGCTAATGTGTGGTCCAGCGTGGAGATGAAGGACGGTGAGGTTCGGCTGATTTAGATGTACAAAACTTTGTCATGTCACTCTTTAGATATTAACTAGTTGGTCCTGATAAATTATTTAAACTAACCTTGCAtaactgtttattttttataccAGTGTTAGACATTGTGGATCTGAAATAGAATAAAGCTGCAATATACAAATAAACCTTTTTTGCCATGAGGATCCTGACCAGTTACACATTCCAGCTGACAAAAAAGTCTGACAAAATATTTCTGGCCAGTCTTTATTACTATCACTCTGGTTAACTGGTGTGTTGTTAATACATTAATACATAAGTATATTCCAATATTTAATGATTTTGCATCTATTTTAGATGTTTCACTTTTTGTTTCTTCTCAGAACACAATCAGGGATTTGGCCTGATGAGCAGTTTAGTGGCATCTCATCACAACAACCCACGGCCCCTGTCAGAGGCACAGGTCAGCCTTCTCTTAGCTGAACTCACAGAAGATTTTGCACGTGTATGATGTGTATATAAGTAACTGTAGGATAGACTGGGTTTATCTGACAACTGTGAAAAACAAGAATAAAAAGGCTTAAAACATTGAAATGTCAAAATATGTTGTTTAGCATTCCTGAAAAACAGGTCTGcaacatataaatatataaaccaGCCAGCTTGCTCTGTAGTTTACCTtctgtttggaaacttattctGATTTGTCATTCTTCATCTTTGACATTCCAGTCCCAATCTAAAAATGTGGATCAGAACGCAGAAGGACGAGAGACAGAAAGCTGTCAGAACAGTACCGAGGTGGAGTCAATAGTAGGTAAGTGAAGATACTGAAATTGCACTGCCGTGCAGTCGCTGTGTGGGCATTATGCTCATGCCCTCTGAGTGAATTCCTTTCTGGTGTGTCATACAGACCCCATGACTGATATGGACATTCAGGAGCTGGCCAGTCTCACAGCAGGTGATGCAGACGTGGAGAACTTTGAACGTCTCTTTACCAAACTGAAAGAGATGAAAGGTGAGACCACATGAAGCATAAAGCATGGGTTTGGGGCCACGAGCCATCATGCAAGTACCCAGTTGTTGAAACTACATGGCTGGTTTTtcatctcactcactctctgctTGTGATAGACAAAGCTTCCTCTTTACCACACGAACAAAGAAAGGTGCATGCAGAAAAGGTGAGAAACCGAATCCCTATTATCCACAACCAGACTTAAAGCAGTAATAAATCGAAGTTACTAATATGTTATACTAATTCTTATCTACTAGGTAGCCAAAGCCTTTTGGATGGCGATTGGTGGGGACCAGGATGAGATTGATGGATTGTCATCGGGGGAGGAGAGTTAGAGGACTGCCTGTACCACAGCAGCCAGTCTGTTCCCCACAGCCATCACCACTGAAGTCAGACTGGTCTCCTCAGCCGCCAGCCTGGCAGAGGGTGGGCGGGGGTTTTGTGACATTCCTGTTATTACCCTCTCAAACCCCAAAACCTCAATAACTCAGCATGCAGCCGTTATGTGCTGCTGGCTCCTAAACACTGTAATCTAAGAAGGATCGGAGAGGGTGCGGTGAGCAAGAAGTCGCCCACAATCTCTTCTCTAGTGGGTGTAAACCACGACCTGCAGGTCCATGCAAGAGAGAAGTGGTTGGGCTAAGAGTGTGTGCTTAAGCCTTTGATTCTTATGCCATTCATTGGCTTGTTTTTgaacccttttttttttttttttgcattgtcCATTCGCCCCCCGGATGTACAATCTCATGATTATGGACGGAACATTGTGGTTGTTTGAACATTGGAGTACTGTCAAAGAAATCTTTATTTTTATCATAATCATAACTTACTCATAGTAATAATGAACAATGTTAAAATAAACACTGCGTTAATTAACTATGCACTCTGTTACA includes these proteins:
- the aagab gene encoding alpha- and gamma-adaptin-binding protein p34, which codes for MSGDNDDGNAVLPCILITSCDSGFKEEELVRQILDISSLPEPTKMEDVVVWYPWKINNKYYTANVSLCVVPSTFNMNSEVAQATQALIIYFDSKIKDGLNGVAPWLSVVDDLAPEVLILVCDHVCENGVSRQEAQQWCLAHAFELVELSPQELPDEDDDFPESTGVKRIVQALNANVWSSVEMKDEHNQGFGLMSSLVASHHNNPRPLSEAQSQSKNVDQNAEGRETESCQNSTEVESIVDPMTDMDIQELASLTAGDADVENFERLFTKLKEMKDKASSLPHEQRKVHAEKVAKAFWMAIGGDQDEIDGLSSGEES